One window of Microbacterium sp. 1S1 genomic DNA carries:
- a CDS encoding response regulator yields the protein MTAPIRVLLVDDHALLRAGFRTILDTQPDITVVGEASTGAEAIAQAADLRPDVITMDVQMPDMDGIEATRRLVADVSIGAAIAIVTTFDRDDYLYQALEAGASGFLLKNAGAEDLISAVRALAAGDGILAPEVTRRVLTRFAGGPSTAGTAPTGTHPAQAGGKAPEAPVLAEPLTEREAEVLTLLADARSNAEIAHALFIGEATVKTHVSRILQKLGARDRVQAVVLAHRMGLA from the coding sequence CCGGTTTCCGCACGATCCTTGACACGCAGCCGGACATCACCGTCGTCGGCGAGGCCTCGACCGGGGCGGAGGCCATCGCGCAGGCCGCCGACCTGCGCCCTGACGTCATCACGATGGACGTGCAGATGCCCGACATGGACGGGATCGAGGCGACGCGCCGCCTCGTCGCCGATGTCTCCATCGGTGCAGCGATCGCGATCGTGACCACGTTCGATCGTGACGATTACCTCTACCAGGCGCTCGAGGCGGGGGCGAGTGGCTTCCTGCTCAAGAACGCCGGCGCCGAGGACCTCATCTCCGCGGTGCGCGCTCTCGCGGCAGGGGACGGGATCCTGGCACCCGAGGTGACGCGCCGCGTCCTCACCCGCTTCGCCGGAGGCCCCTCGACGGCGGGCACCGCGCCGACCGGAACGCATCCCGCGCAAGCGGGTGGAAAGGCTCCGGAGGCACCCGTGCTCGCGGAGCCACTGACCGAGCGGGAGGCCGAGGTGCTGACCCTGCTCGCCGACGCCCGCAGCAACGCCGAGATCGCCCACGCCCTGTTCATCGGCGAGGCCACGGTGAAGACCCACGTCTCGCGCATCCTGCAGAAGCTCGGCGCCAGGGACCGCGTGCAGGCGGTCGTGCTCGCGCATCGGATGGGTCTGGCCTGA